One part of the Streptomyces sp. NBC_00286 genome encodes these proteins:
- a CDS encoding class I SAM-dependent methyltransferase: MTTAPPTRERPHGLRDFYEDPDVTVASGTPRSLRQARMLAEALGPATSGAQTVIDIGCGDGSAAATAAPLLAGHRIIGVDWSHDALKRAHTHIPYVVRGELTDGGLPFKSGCADAVLFSEVVEHLVDPDAALDEIHRILRPGGHLMLSTPNLAAWYNRALLLAGVQPVFSEVSLRAIHGRPGQEVVGHLRLYTARALREFVAASGFEVVRLRGAPFHGVPRPMRPLDRLACRAPSMSSILLLHARRT; encoded by the coding sequence ATGACCACCGCCCCGCCCACCCGCGAACGACCGCACGGACTACGGGACTTCTACGAGGACCCGGACGTCACCGTCGCCTCCGGCACCCCCCGCAGCCTCCGCCAGGCCCGGATGCTCGCCGAAGCCCTCGGCCCGGCCACCTCCGGCGCACAGACCGTCATCGACATCGGCTGCGGCGACGGCAGCGCCGCCGCGACCGCCGCCCCGCTCCTCGCGGGCCACCGCATCATCGGCGTCGACTGGTCCCATGACGCCCTGAAGCGCGCGCACACCCACATCCCGTACGTGGTTCGCGGCGAACTCACCGACGGCGGGCTGCCGTTCAAGTCCGGCTGCGCCGACGCCGTCCTGTTCAGCGAGGTCGTCGAACACCTCGTGGACCCCGACGCGGCCCTCGACGAGATCCACCGGATCCTGCGCCCCGGAGGTCATCTCATGCTCTCCACCCCGAACCTGGCCGCCTGGTACAACCGGGCCCTGCTCCTCGCCGGAGTCCAGCCCGTCTTCTCCGAGGTGAGCCTGCGCGCCATCCACGGCCGCCCAGGGCAGGAGGTCGTAGGTCATCTGCGGCTCTACACCGCCCGCGCGCTACGGGAGTTCGTGGCCGCGTCCGGCTTCGAGGTCGTACGACTGCGGGGGGCGCCCTTCCACGGCGTACCGCGCCCGATGCGTCCACTGGACCGGCTGGCCTGCCGGGCTCCATCCATGTCCTCGATCCTGCTCCTTCACGCTCGGAGGACGTAG
- a CDS encoding Trm112 family protein: MNPDDPLLKILACPLDKGPLHLLAQEPDEPGGPGDALYNPRLQRRYPIIDGIPQLLPSSGEQVTEEEHEKLLLRITGGNPQTPGIAP, encoded by the coding sequence ATGAACCCTGACGACCCCCTGCTGAAGATCCTGGCGTGCCCGCTGGACAAAGGGCCCCTGCACCTCCTCGCACAGGAACCGGATGAGCCCGGAGGGCCGGGCGACGCCCTCTACAACCCACGCCTGCAACGCCGTTACCCGATCATCGACGGCATACCCCAGCTCCTCCCGTCCTCCGGCGAGCAGGTCACGGAAGAGGAACACGAGAAGCTGCTGCTGCGTATAACTGGGGGGAACCCCCAGACCCCCGGGATCGCCCCATGA
- a CDS encoding DUF3068 domain-containing protein codes for MRRTASPLSLVLLGLGVFLLVLAPLLAWYVEPRAKQNPIDIDSKTILTGTGSYFDTDEIETVHNKKITITRQVRGDVADSEKSGRAIWDVSTTLDTEKSLPAADPHDALLWTTERWVTNRKTNAPVHCCQEKPYIEGEAYLKFPFDVQKRDYRWWDSTLGSTITLNYQGKKKIQGYEGMRFTAKVAPAKNGTRMVPGTLVDQPERSQVLAEEWYANHGVELVVDEATGRILYAATGIRQTLRAPGSDEDAAVLLDAKRLAFTTDTQKEQVKLAKADSRQLRLVGQTLPIGAAGAGALLALVGVILVVRGRPNPETSESSQQSLTM; via the coding sequence ATGCGCCGCACTGCCTCACCGTTGTCGCTGGTCCTGCTGGGTTTGGGCGTGTTTTTGCTCGTCCTGGCCCCCCTGCTCGCCTGGTATGTCGAGCCACGTGCTAAGCAGAACCCGATCGACATCGATTCCAAGACCATACTCACCGGCACGGGAAGCTATTTCGACACGGACGAGATCGAAACCGTTCACAACAAAAAGATCACGATCACCCGGCAGGTCCGCGGCGATGTCGCCGACAGCGAGAAGAGCGGACGGGCGATCTGGGACGTGTCCACGACCCTCGACACCGAGAAGTCGCTGCCGGCGGCCGACCCGCACGACGCGCTGCTCTGGACGACGGAGCGCTGGGTGACCAACCGGAAGACGAACGCCCCGGTCCACTGCTGCCAGGAAAAGCCGTACATCGAGGGCGAGGCGTATCTGAAGTTCCCCTTCGACGTGCAGAAGCGCGATTACCGCTGGTGGGACAGCACCCTGGGCTCGACGATCACCTTGAACTACCAGGGCAAGAAGAAGATTCAGGGCTACGAGGGCATGCGGTTCACCGCGAAGGTGGCGCCCGCCAAGAACGGCACCCGGATGGTGCCGGGCACCCTCGTGGACCAGCCCGAGCGCAGCCAGGTGCTCGCCGAGGAGTGGTACGCCAACCACGGCGTCGAGCTGGTCGTCGACGAGGCCACGGGCCGGATCCTCTACGCCGCGACCGGGATCCGTCAGACGCTGCGGGCGCCGGGTTCCGACGAGGATGCGGCGGTTCTGCTGGACGCCAAGCGCCTCGCCTTCACCACGGACACACAGAAGGAGCAAGTGAAACTCGCCAAGGCCGACAGTCGCCAACTGCGCCTGGTGGGGCAGACGTTGCCCATCGGGGCGGCAGGAGCGGGCGCACTGCTCGCACTTGTGGGGGTCATTTTGGTGGTGCGCGGGCGTCCAAATCCTGAAACGTCCGAGTCGTCCCAGCAGTCGCTCACAATGTGA
- a CDS encoding alpha-(1->3)-arabinofuranosyltransferase: MTSTVQSAPPPAPTRPLPPVPDPPEGPRSRRWLLGFWAVVFVLFLAVDPGRQTFETKLGVTVDPWQFMADLGQLWHDRGGFGGIADQYIGYAFPMLPYYALTDLLGIPVWLAERLWLSLVVSVAFWGALRLAERLGIGSRPSRLLGAVVYALWPVFTIVVGSTSAAALPGAMLPWVLLPLTNERYSARIAALRSALLIPFMGGVNAATTLAALLPVGLYLLSRPRGPRQRKLIAWWVPGVILATAWWVIPLLLLGIYGENFLPYIESSQTTTATMSATEMLRGAGNWVAYLYFGEAWLPAGWTVASSVLVIVCSALAAGLGLAGLARRDLPERRWLVLVVLSVALITLAGYAGSFGAPFHEIFQGWLDGALAPFRNIYKFQVGLALALAFGLMHLVGVASETRGARPVRGRRYVTLIAAVLVLPGLALPYLNGSILQPGSFQELPKYWQATADWLEKHSPDSRALVVPATAHGIYTWGSPIDQPLDVLAESRWAQRDYVPFGTAGNRRAMDAVEQALLTGGEVPGLADYLSRSGLHYVVVRNDLDPDQMGHVPSTTVKRTLEESGYRRVTGLGPVMTGGTIPEDTPVQVEGLYPRHRAVEIYEPADEDVPRPGQAGLKAVADTAVVSGGPEALLPVSADPAMRGRAAVLTGDNHPGLGTPPLQVTGDGMRRADTRFGLVNANTSYTYTRDERNHSGSFQDAGEKPHQILPTEGIEHQTVAELRGAKSVTASSSGNWLFYLPQYDPVNAFDGNPNTAWAEGASGSADGEWLRIGFTEKTDIPSSIRVTPLPQDSVRSAPTRVKVETERGSKTSFLQANGMRQRIKAPEGETDWLRITIVDSVARHAGLTGAGFSEISIPDVQVTRMLRLPKDAERSEAATEVVSLHRAYDPGGFSPTGTEAGLHRRWNSEASGSYEVKASAVPVPGAELDELLYRVAPEQQNQIIATADSTAGLGVGLSPRNLTDGDLTTAWIAGDNPTIHLRWPDKQAIDEIVLPPAGGLSTRATKVDISSPDGAAIAGVDENGNVRFPEITTNELSITITDTAQMKVHNPVVDDDLQLPVGLTEAYVPALDEYRTEQPDEDRTFDLPCGQGPDLAVDDELYQTSAKGTVQDLTERRPIEITLCQRGRADTSLSLDSGAHRVEAGDAGPLAVTNVTLTRGTVTAPAAAERELEIRDWLGDRREVSAGSGAASYLTTYENFNEGWKATLNGDELDPVRLDGWQQGWRIPAGEGGTIKLSYEPSTTYEAGLIGGGVGVLALAGLVLFRRRSPNTDQPSPLPPAPGMILGTVALTLVAAVIAGFFALLVPVLALIAWKRHTLLVPIAFLALAGAGIAAATGAGTPASADEGSFGQAAQLLALIGLFAGLVSVRGDELAPQGAVPPGTQSGGPGGFGVLPPVPPPGPAPALGPEAPTAALPHRQRGETYGPDASGTASPSGAPEAGSPSGAPEAGSPSGAGADPGAPGGVLPPPRTSEESQEPGPETPPKYEAGPTVSARGPESDRRIPDPPTVRFPLRKPKLKATRPEETEAAEPRDKEETGEGEPK; encoded by the coding sequence ATGACCAGTACGGTCCAGTCGGCTCCTCCCCCGGCGCCGACACGTCCCCTCCCTCCTGTGCCGGACCCCCCTGAGGGGCCGCGGTCACGAAGGTGGCTGCTGGGGTTCTGGGCCGTGGTGTTCGTGTTGTTCCTGGCCGTGGACCCGGGGCGGCAGACCTTCGAGACCAAGCTCGGAGTCACGGTCGATCCCTGGCAGTTCATGGCCGACTTGGGTCAGCTCTGGCACGATCGCGGCGGCTTCGGCGGAATCGCGGACCAGTACATCGGTTACGCCTTCCCGATGCTGCCGTACTACGCGCTGACCGATCTGCTGGGCATACCGGTGTGGCTCGCCGAGCGCCTGTGGCTGTCGCTCGTCGTGAGCGTCGCCTTCTGGGGTGCGCTGCGGCTGGCCGAGCGGCTCGGCATCGGCAGCCGCCCCTCTCGGCTGCTCGGCGCGGTGGTGTACGCGCTGTGGCCGGTGTTCACGATCGTCGTCGGCTCGACCTCGGCGGCTGCGCTGCCGGGCGCGATGCTGCCGTGGGTGCTGTTGCCGCTGACCAACGAGCGCTACAGCGCGCGCATCGCCGCCCTGCGCTCAGCGCTGCTCATCCCCTTCATGGGCGGTGTCAACGCGGCGACAACTCTGGCCGCCCTGCTGCCCGTTGGCCTGTATCTCCTGTCGCGCCCGCGCGGTCCGCGGCAGCGCAAGCTGATCGCCTGGTGGGTGCCGGGGGTGATCCTGGCGACGGCCTGGTGGGTCATTCCGCTGCTGCTGCTCGGCATCTACGGCGAGAACTTCCTTCCGTACATCGAGAGTTCGCAGACCACGACGGCCACCATGTCGGCCACGGAGATGCTGCGCGGCGCCGGTAACTGGGTCGCCTATCTGTACTTCGGCGAGGCCTGGCTGCCCGCCGGCTGGACCGTCGCCTCCTCGGTCCTCGTCATCGTCTGCTCGGCCCTCGCGGCCGGTCTCGGTCTCGCCGGGCTCGCCCGCCGCGATCTGCCCGAGCGGCGCTGGCTGGTCCTGGTCGTGCTGTCAGTCGCGCTCATCACCCTCGCCGGGTACGCCGGTTCGTTCGGCGCACCCTTCCACGAGATCTTCCAGGGCTGGCTGGACGGCGCCCTGGCGCCCTTCCGCAACATCTACAAGTTCCAGGTGGGCCTCGCCCTCGCGCTGGCCTTCGGGCTGATGCACCTGGTCGGCGTCGCCTCCGAGACGCGGGGCGCCCGTCCCGTACGCGGCCGGCGGTACGTCACGCTGATCGCGGCGGTCCTCGTGCTGCCCGGTCTCGCCCTGCCCTACCTCAACGGGTCGATCCTGCAGCCGGGTTCGTTCCAGGAGCTCCCCAAGTACTGGCAGGCCACGGCCGACTGGCTGGAGAAGCACTCCCCCGACTCCCGCGCCCTCGTCGTCCCCGCCACCGCGCACGGCATCTACACCTGGGGCTCCCCCATCGACCAGCCCCTCGACGTGCTCGCCGAATCCCGGTGGGCCCAGCGGGACTACGTACCGTTCGGCACCGCGGGCAACCGGCGCGCCATGGACGCCGTCGAGCAGGCACTGCTGACCGGCGGCGAAGTCCCAGGACTGGCCGACTACTTGAGCCGCTCCGGGCTCCACTACGTCGTCGTACGCAACGACCTCGACCCGGACCAGATGGGCCACGTACCGAGCACAACCGTCAAGCGCACCCTGGAGGAGTCGGGCTACCGCCGGGTGACCGGCCTCGGCCCGGTGATGACGGGCGGGACGATCCCGGAGGACACCCCGGTGCAGGTCGAGGGCCTGTATCCGCGGCACCGCGCCGTCGAGATCTACGAGCCGGCCGATGAGGATGTGCCGCGGCCCGGCCAGGCCGGGCTGAAGGCGGTCGCCGACACGGCCGTCGTCTCCGGCGGGCCCGAGGCACTGCTGCCGGTGTCCGCCGATCCCGCGATGCGGGGCCGGGCCGCGGTGCTGACCGGTGACAACCACCCCGGGCTCGGCACTCCTCCGCTCCAGGTGACGGGTGACGGGATGCGTCGCGCGGACACACGGTTCGGTCTTGTCAACGCCAACACCTCGTACACGTACACCCGCGACGAACGCAATCACTCCGGCAGCTTCCAGGACGCCGGTGAGAAGCCGCACCAGATCCTGCCGACGGAGGGCATCGAGCACCAGACGGTGGCCGAACTGCGCGGCGCCAAATCGGTGACCGCGTCGTCGAGCGGCAACTGGCTGTTCTATCTGCCGCAGTACGACCCGGTGAACGCCTTCGACGGCAACCCCAACACCGCGTGGGCCGAAGGCGCCTCCGGCTCGGCGGACGGCGAGTGGCTGCGGATCGGCTTCACGGAGAAGACCGACATCCCCTCCTCGATCCGGGTCACGCCGCTGCCGCAGGACAGCGTCCGCTCGGCGCCGACACGGGTGAAGGTCGAGACCGAACGCGGCTCGAAGACGAGCTTCCTCCAGGCCAACGGCATGCGGCAGCGCATCAAGGCGCCTGAGGGCGAGACGGACTGGCTGCGGATCACGATCGTCGACTCGGTGGCCCGGCATGCCGGTCTCACCGGGGCCGGGTTCTCCGAGATCAGCATCCCCGACGTCCAGGTGACCCGCATGCTGCGGCTCCCGAAGGACGCGGAGCGCTCCGAGGCCGCCACCGAGGTCGTCTCGCTGCACCGGGCGTACGACCCGGGCGGCTTCTCCCCGACGGGCACGGAAGCGGGCCTGCACCGCCGCTGGAACTCCGAGGCGTCGGGCTCGTACGAGGTGAAGGCGAGCGCGGTCCCGGTTCCGGGTGCCGAACTCGACGAGCTGCTCTACCGGGTGGCGCCCGAGCAGCAGAACCAGATCATCGCGACCGCCGACTCCACGGCCGGACTCGGTGTCGGTCTGTCGCCGCGCAATCTCACCGACGGCGATCTGACCACCGCCTGGATCGCCGGGGACAACCCCACGATCCATCTGCGCTGGCCGGACAAGCAGGCCATCGACGAGATCGTGCTGCCGCCCGCGGGCGGCCTGTCCACCCGGGCCACCAAGGTGGACATCAGCTCGCCGGACGGCGCGGCGATCGCCGGTGTCGACGAGAACGGCAACGTCCGCTTCCCCGAGATCACCACCAACGAGCTGAGCATCACGATCACCGACACGGCTCAGATGAAGGTCCACAACCCGGTCGTCGACGACGATCTGCAACTGCCGGTCGGCCTCACCGAGGCGTACGTCCCGGCACTCGACGAGTACCGCACCGAGCAGCCCGACGAGGACCGCACCTTCGACCTGCCGTGCGGCCAGGGCCCGGACCTCGCCGTGGACGACGAGCTGTACCAGACCAGCGCGAAGGGCACCGTCCAGGACCTCACGGAGCGGCGCCCCATCGAGATCACGCTCTGCCAGCGGGGCCGCGCGGACACCTCGCTCTCCCTCGACTCGGGCGCGCACCGCGTCGAGGCGGGCGACGCCGGCCCGCTGGCCGTCACGAACGTCACGCTGACCCGCGGCACGGTCACGGCACCCGCCGCGGCCGAGCGTGAGCTGGAGATACGTGACTGGCTGGGCGACCGCCGCGAGGTGAGCGCCGGCTCGGGCGCGGCCTCGTACCTGACGACGTACGAGAACTTCAACGAAGGCTGGAAGGCCACGCTGAACGGCGACGAACTGGACCCGGTCCGGCTCGACGGCTGGCAGCAGGGCTGGCGGATCCCGGCGGGCGAGGGCGGCACCATCAAGCTCTCGTACGAGCCCTCCACGACGTACGAGGCCGGGCTGATCGGCGGCGGCGTCGGGGTACTCGCACTCGCGGGCCTCGTCCTGTTCCGCCGCCGCTCGCCCAACACCGACCAGCCCTCGCCGCTGCCGCCCGCCCCCGGGATGATCCTGGGCACCGTGGCGCTCACGCTGGTGGCCGCCGTGATCGCCGGGTTCTTCGCCCTGCTGGTGCCGGTGCTCGCGCTCATCGCATGGAAGCGGCACACGCTGCTGGTGCCGATCGCGTTCCTCGCCCTCGCGGGCGCCGGGATCGCCGCCGCCACGGGCGCGGGGACGCCGGCCTCGGCGGACGAGGGGTCCTTCGGACAGGCGGCCCAACTCCTTGCGCTGATCGGGCTGTTCGCGGGCCTGGTGTCGGTACGGGGCGACGAGCTGGCGCCTCAGGGGGCTGTGCCTCCGGGGACGCAGTCCGGAGGTCCCGGTGGCTTCGGTGTTCTTCCGCCTGTGCCGCCGCCCGGGCCTGCGCCCGCGCTCGGCCCGGAGGCGCCGACGGCAGCGCTGCCGCATCGGCAGCGCGGGGAGACGTACGGGCCGGACGCATCCGGGACGGCGTCTCCGTCGGGGGCGCCCGAGGCCGGGTCTCCGTCGGGGGCGCCCGAAGCCGGGTCTCCGTCGGGGGCGGGTGCCGATCCGGGTGCGCCGGGAGGAGTGCTGCCGCCGCCCCGGACGTCTGAGGAGTCGCAGGAGCCGGGTCCCGAGACACCGCCGAAGTACGAGGCCGGGCCCACCGTTTCCGCGCGGGGTCCCGAGTCCGACCGGCGGATCCCCGATCCGCCGACCGTCCGCTTCCCGCTCCGTAAGCCGAAGTTGAAGGCGACGCGTCCCGAGGAGACGGAAGCGGCGGAACCGCGGGACAAGGAAGAGACGGGGGAAGGCGAACCCAAATGA
- a CDS encoding glycosyltransferase family 4 protein, which produces MPQHVPSSLRAAFPRTAQRPPARSPQPRRIVFLARRDFGNAAAGGSELLVDKLAEGLTQLGHQVTLLCGGPAAYRDYRVVSAGGDLGHYLKVRSAFQRQVGDCDLLVEVCNGMPYLAPLWHRGPTLCLVNHVHTDLWKMRFGGPLAPAARLGRRLEHWALAGAQRNNLLVAVSPSTAHALRDIGVERERIRVVHNGVEEPGPRAERSPEPLFLAMGRLVEYKRIDLLLRLWERVRPVTGGRLVIVGDGPERQRLEQLAGSGVEFRGHVSEAEKHELLCASWMLLHPSAVEGWGLVVTEAAARETPAIAFDVPGLRDSIVDGETGLLARGESSFAAAWCTLALSAERRTLMGKAARERAAQYRWHQTVRQFRAVAAEAVRSYQP; this is translated from the coding sequence ATGCCCCAGCACGTGCCTTCGTCGCTGCGCGCTGCTTTCCCCCGCACCGCGCAGCGACCGCCGGCGCGCTCCCCACAGCCGCGCCGGATCGTCTTCCTCGCCCGCCGTGATTTCGGCAACGCGGCGGCGGGCGGCTCCGAACTCCTCGTCGACAAGCTCGCCGAGGGCCTGACCCAGCTCGGCCACCAGGTCACCCTGCTGTGCGGGGGACCGGCCGCGTACCGCGACTACCGAGTCGTGTCGGCCGGGGGCGACCTCGGCCACTATCTGAAGGTCCGTTCCGCTTTCCAGCGCCAGGTCGGCGACTGCGATCTGCTGGTCGAGGTCTGCAACGGGATGCCATACCTGGCGCCGTTGTGGCATCGCGGCCCGACCCTGTGCCTGGTCAACCACGTCCACACCGATCTGTGGAAGATGCGGTTCGGTGGTCCGCTGGCGCCCGCCGCCCGGCTCGGGCGAAGACTCGAGCACTGGGCGCTCGCGGGTGCCCAGCGCAACAATCTGCTGGTCGCCGTCTCCCCGTCGACGGCACACGCGCTGCGCGACATCGGCGTCGAGCGTGAGCGCATACGGGTCGTCCACAACGGCGTCGAGGAGCCGGGCCCGCGGGCTGAGCGCTCCCCGGAGCCGCTGTTCCTCGCGATGGGACGGCTCGTCGAGTACAAGCGCATCGATCTGCTGCTGCGGCTGTGGGAGCGGGTCCGCCCGGTCACCGGCGGCCGTCTGGTGATCGTCGGCGATGGTCCCGAGCGGCAGCGTCTGGAGCAACTCGCGGGCTCTGGCGTGGAGTTCAGAGGCCATGTCTCCGAAGCCGAGAAGCACGAGCTGCTCTGCGCCTCCTGGATGCTGCTGCACCCCTCCGCCGTCGAAGGCTGGGGTCTGGTGGTGACCGAGGCCGCCGCCCGGGAGACTCCGGCCATCGCCTTCGACGTACCCGGTCTGCGGGACTCCATCGTGGACGGCGAGACCGGTCTGCTGGCCCGCGGCGAGTCGTCGTTCGCGGCGGCCTGGTGCACCCTCGCCCTGTCCGCCGAGCGCCGCACCCTGATGGGCAAGGCGGCGCGGGAGCGTGCCGCCCAGTACCGCTGGCACCAGACGGTCCGACAGTTCCGCGCGGTCGCGGCAGAGGCGGTGAGGAGCTACCAGCCATGA
- a CDS encoding condensation protein, translated as MTTLDHPARNGTDGPVRPPARIPFPVVDEVARHCLQEEEPETVHIEVHLPGHLDSARLKTAFTEALHRHPRILMREAAGPWYRRRYEWELTEDPDVTDVVTFPAPDRDALKHARDRALAAAPPLSASPPIRLEVVRDPEDDGTVLFLTINHTALDGPACLRVLATAAEVYGGRDNAPAAPPNRTAGNVPTEVDAPSSWTPPARVAHGTPEPSPGNGMLVSELNVPHRPKGSPYTVNDQLMVATAMMLAHWNREHGARPRPMRITMPVDDRPRGTDMPIGNGTRLVEVPFSPEELDASDLSGLLRRTADRTRALKAQPRPQLGHGAALLTAPWAPVPWRAALTRGLRKAAAPWTSTTLLSNIGRVPYPLDFGEGAGRATAVWFSAPARMPRGLTVTTAATAGKLHLALRWSRTLLSHGDGCHLRDLFEHYLHATEHAEESKAAPKRDKPTKSARGNGA; from the coding sequence ATGACCACCCTGGACCACCCGGCGCGCAACGGCACGGACGGACCCGTACGGCCACCCGCCCGGATCCCGTTCCCCGTCGTGGACGAGGTCGCCCGGCACTGCCTCCAGGAGGAGGAGCCGGAGACCGTCCACATCGAGGTCCACCTGCCGGGCCACCTCGACTCGGCCCGCCTGAAGACGGCTTTCACCGAGGCCCTGCACCGCCACCCCCGCATCCTGATGCGGGAGGCGGCGGGGCCTTGGTACCGCCGCCGCTATGAATGGGAACTCACCGAAGATCCGGACGTCACCGATGTGGTGACGTTCCCGGCTCCGGACCGCGACGCCCTGAAGCACGCCCGCGACAGGGCGCTCGCCGCCGCCCCACCCCTGTCGGCGTCCCCGCCGATCAGGCTGGAGGTGGTCCGGGACCCGGAGGACGACGGCACCGTTCTCTTCCTCACCATCAACCACACCGCCCTTGACGGCCCCGCCTGCCTGAGGGTCCTGGCCACGGCGGCCGAGGTCTACGGCGGGCGCGACAACGCGCCCGCCGCGCCCCCCAACCGCACAGCGGGCAACGTCCCCACGGAAGTTGACGCCCCTTCCAGCTGGACCCCGCCCGCCCGGGTCGCCCACGGCACCCCCGAGCCCTCCCCCGGCAACGGCATGCTCGTGTCCGAGCTGAACGTGCCGCACCGCCCCAAGGGCTCCCCCTACACCGTGAACGACCAGCTCATGGTGGCCACCGCGATGATGCTCGCCCACTGGAACCGGGAGCACGGCGCCCGCCCCCGGCCGATGCGCATCACGATGCCGGTGGACGACCGGCCGCGCGGCACGGACATGCCCATAGGCAACGGCACCCGGCTCGTCGAAGTCCCCTTCTCACCCGAGGAGCTGGACGCCTCCGACCTGTCCGGCCTGTTGCGTCGTACGGCCGACCGCACGCGCGCTCTCAAGGCGCAGCCCCGACCCCAACTCGGCCACGGAGCCGCCCTGTTGACCGCCCCCTGGGCCCCCGTGCCCTGGCGGGCCGCCCTCACCAGAGGGCTGCGCAAAGCCGCCGCGCCCTGGACCTCGACGACCCTGCTGAGCAACATCGGCCGCGTCCCGTACCCCCTCGACTTCGGCGAGGGAGCGGGCCGCGCGACCGCGGTGTGGTTCTCCGCGCCCGCGCGCATGCCCCGCGGCCTGACCGTCACGACGGCCGCCACGGCGGGCAAGCTGCACCTGGCGCTGCGCTGGTCCCGCACCCTCCTCAGCCACGGCGACGGCTGCCACCTCCGCGACCTGTTCGAGCACTACCTGCACGCGACGGAACACGCGGAAGAGTCCAAAGCGGCACCCAAGAGGGACAAACCCACGAAGTCCGCGAGGGGGAACGGCGCATGA
- a CDS encoding class I SAM-dependent methyltransferase: MKDPSLRRSVALFRAFLNEQDDPDACYSLLARDAVDQVESYDGPVNDRTVVDVGGGGGWFTEEFRRRGAHAYLFEPDVQELGEKPPEGAVVADGYLLPLADGVADVCFSSNVLEHVADPQTFISEMVRVTKPGGLIYVSFTNWLSPWGGHEWAPWHYFGAERARARYERRTGKDAKHTLGENLFAVHIGTTLRQVRERDDVTVVSARSRYWPFLAETVAKAPGLREFATWNLLLILRRYQ, from the coding sequence CTGAAGGACCCCTCGCTGCGCCGCTCCGTCGCTCTCTTCCGTGCCTTCCTCAACGAGCAGGACGACCCTGACGCCTGCTACTCACTGCTCGCCCGTGACGCCGTCGACCAAGTGGAGTCGTACGACGGTCCGGTGAACGACCGGACCGTCGTGGACGTCGGCGGTGGTGGCGGCTGGTTCACCGAGGAGTTCCGGCGGCGCGGCGCGCACGCCTACCTCTTCGAGCCGGACGTACAAGAACTCGGCGAGAAGCCGCCCGAGGGCGCGGTCGTCGCGGACGGCTATCTGCTGCCGCTCGCGGACGGCGTCGCCGACGTCTGCTTCTCCTCCAATGTCCTCGAGCATGTGGCCGACCCGCAGACCTTCATCAGTGAGATGGTCCGCGTCACCAAGCCCGGCGGACTCATCTACGTGTCGTTCACCAACTGGCTGTCCCCCTGGGGCGGCCATGAGTGGGCGCCCTGGCACTACTTCGGTGCCGAGCGGGCCCGCGCCCGCTACGAGCGGCGTACCGGCAAGGACGCCAAACACACCCTCGGCGAGAACCTCTTCGCCGTGCATATCGGAACCACCCTCAGGCAGGTGCGCGAGAGAGACGACGTCACGGTCGTCTCGGCGCGCTCCCGCTACTGGCCGTTCCTCGCGGAAACCGTCGCGAAGGCGCCGGGGCTGCGCGAGTTCGCCACCTGGAATCTCCTCCTCATCCTCCGGCGGTATCAATGA